Proteins found in one Pelobacter seleniigenes DSM 18267 genomic segment:
- a CDS encoding carboxymuconolactone decarboxylase family protein: MANIDYLPENINEPEHIVAAIRNRREGHLLNLDRILLHSPPFAQGWNYFLGVVRTELSLAPKLRELAICLVAVLNQAEYEFFQHAPEFRKAGGTEDQLNALKSKIPTPEQHACFNELEQAVIRLTREMTCQVRVKPETLTKVRSRLDNDQQLTEIVGVIAAYNMVSRYLVALGVEPEQLKE, encoded by the coding sequence ATGGCAAACATCGATTATCTGCCTGAAAACATAAATGAACCAGAGCACATTGTGGCGGCTATCCGCAACCGGCGAGAGGGTCATTTACTGAACCTTGACCGCATTCTGCTCCACAGTCCACCGTTTGCCCAGGGTTGGAATTATTTTCTAGGGGTGGTCAGAACCGAGCTTTCCCTCGCGCCCAAACTGCGGGAATTGGCCATCTGCCTGGTTGCGGTCCTGAATCAGGCGGAATATGAATTTTTCCAGCATGCTCCGGAATTCAGAAAAGCCGGAGGAACCGAGGATCAATTGAACGCCCTCAAATCCAAGATTCCCACACCGGAGCAACATGCCTGCTTCAACGAGCTGGAACAAGCGGTGATCCGGCTCACCCGGGAAATGACCTGCCAGGTTCGGGTTAAGCCGGAAACCTTGACCAAGGTGAGATCTCGGCTTGACAATGACCAGCAACTCACCGAGATTGTCGGAGTGATTGCTGCCTACAATATGGTTTCGCGCTATCTTGTTGCCCTCGGTGTCGAGCCGGAACAATTGAAAGAATGA
- a CDS encoding response regulator has product MTEDGPLILLIEDEPQMRRFLRVSLHSQGYRLVEAETGNDGLSLAASRQPAVILLDLGLPDMDGLEVTEKLREWTATPIIVISAREQERDKVRALDSGADDYLTKPFGADELLARIRVSLRHVVREQSGREEPIFSSGQLRVDFSKRQVFLNDQDVHLTPIEYRLLSTLIRHADKVITHTQLLRDVWGPRQANQVQYLRVYMAQLRQKLEEDPARPSFLINEPGIGYRFKSE; this is encoded by the coding sequence ATGACTGAAGATGGCCCCCTGATTCTGTTAATTGAAGATGAACCGCAAATGCGGCGTTTCCTGCGGGTCTCCCTGCACAGCCAGGGCTACCGCCTGGTTGAGGCGGAGACCGGCAATGACGGGCTGAGTCTGGCCGCTAGCCGCCAGCCGGCGGTTATTCTCCTCGACCTCGGGCTGCCGGATATGGACGGCCTGGAAGTGACGGAAAAATTACGTGAGTGGACGGCAACCCCGATCATCGTTATTTCGGCCCGGGAACAGGAGCGGGACAAGGTCCGGGCGTTGGATTCCGGGGCCGACGACTATCTGACCAAACCATTTGGGGCCGATGAATTGCTGGCGCGAATCCGGGTCTCCCTGCGCCACGTCGTCCGCGAGCAATCGGGCAGGGAAGAACCGATCTTCAGCAGCGGCCAGCTCAGGGTCGACTTCAGCAAACGGCAGGTCTTTCTGAATGATCAGGATGTGCACCTGACGCCCATCGAATACCGCCTGCTGAGTACACTGATCCGGCATGCCGACAAGGTGATCACCCACACCCAGTTGCTCCGGGACGTCTGGGGGCCGCGCCAGGCGAATCAGGTGCAATATCTGCGCGTTTATATGGCGCAGTTGCGGCAGAAACTGGAAGAGGATCCCGCCCGGCCGAGCTTTCTTATCAATGAGCCAGGGATCGGGTATCGTTTTAAATCGGAATAA
- a CDS encoding DUF1499 domain-containing protein, translating to MGKVLARLAGLLIVGIFFGCSGKLPTDLGVENGRLAQCPDSPNCVSSQADPADQQHFIAPFSYSGTKESAVARLLAVLATEKRVTISKQTANYVRAEFRSAWFGFVDDVEFYFPDRPLVEVRSASRLGYSDFGVNRKRIEHLRRLFEQAGS from the coding sequence ATGGGAAAAGTGTTAGCAAGATTAGCCGGTTTACTGATAGTCGGGATCTTTTTCGGCTGTTCCGGAAAGCTTCCGACTGATCTGGGGGTTGAAAATGGGCGGCTCGCTCAGTGCCCCGATTCTCCCAATTGTGTGAGCAGCCAAGCCGACCCTGCTGATCAACAGCATTTTATTGCACCTTTTTCCTATAGTGGCACCAAGGAGTCTGCCGTTGCCCGGCTTCTGGCTGTTCTTGCAACCGAAAAAAGGGTCACCATCAGTAAGCAGACTGCGAATTACGTCAGGGCCGAATTCAGGTCTGCCTGGTTTGGATTTGTTGATGACGTGGAATTTTACTTCCCGGACCGGCCGCTGGTCGAGGTCCGCTCGGCATCCCGCCTGGGGTATAGTGATTTCGGTGTCAACCGCAAGAGAATTGAGCACTTGCGGAGATTATTTGAGCAGGCCGGAAGCTGA
- a CDS encoding potassium channel family protein, whose amino-acid sequence MKKKKFCVIGLGNFGFHIVSTLYQEGHEVIAIDLERDKVQAVKDICSYAILGDAANKDFLAAQGVQEMDAVVVSTGVRSHLSTLITLYLKELKVRRILAKAISEDHGRILARVGASDVIFPEKDMAVRIARNMSSPNILEFIPLAEEYSLSETEPPKHFLGKTLIDLDLRKKYQLTVIAIKDVLTDQFIPVPPPTYQIKNSDLLIILGKTSDIDRALNIKK is encoded by the coding sequence ATGAAAAAAAAGAAGTTTTGCGTAATCGGTCTAGGGAATTTCGGCTTTCATATTGTGTCCACGCTTTATCAGGAAGGGCACGAGGTGATCGCCATCGATCTGGAGCGGGATAAGGTGCAGGCCGTGAAGGACATTTGCTCCTATGCCATTTTGGGAGATGCCGCCAATAAGGATTTTCTGGCTGCCCAGGGGGTGCAGGAGATGGATGCGGTGGTGGTTTCGACCGGGGTTCGTTCCCATCTGTCGACTCTGATCACCCTTTATCTGAAGGAGTTGAAGGTGCGCCGGATTCTGGCCAAGGCCATCAGCGAGGACCATGGCCGGATATTGGCCCGGGTCGGGGCCTCGGATGTCATCTTCCCGGAAAAGGATATGGCCGTGCGGATCGCCCGCAACATGTCGAGCCCGAATATTTTGGAATTCATCCCCCTGGCTGAAGAGTATTCCCTTTCGGAAACCGAACCGCCCAAGCATTTTCTGGGCAAAACGCTCATTGATCTGGATCTGCGGAAGAAATATCAATTGACCGTCATCGCCATCAAGGATGTGCTGACCGACCAATTCATTCCGGTGCCTCCGCCGACCTACCAGATCAAAAACAGCGATTTGCTGATCATCCTGGGGAAAACCAGCGATATCGACAGAGCGCTGAATATCAAGAAATGA
- a CDS encoding NINE protein: MNRSKTVETIFNTHSVVIGYILWIFGFTGSHRFYYGKPLSGTIYFLTLGLLGIGWLIDLFLIPGMDRQADMKYAPGPFDYTLSWILLTFLGLFGVHRMYLGKWISGIIYLFTGGLFGLGFLYDFWTLNEQVSYRNQGF, translated from the coding sequence ATGAATAGGAGTAAAACCGTGGAGACGATCTTCAACACTCACAGCGTGGTTATCGGCTACATCCTCTGGATCTTCGGTTTCACCGGATCTCACCGCTTCTACTACGGCAAACCCCTGTCCGGGACAATCTACTTCCTGACCCTGGGGCTGCTCGGAATTGGCTGGCTGATCGATCTGTTTCTGATCCCGGGCATGGACCGGCAAGCCGACATGAAGTACGCCCCCGGCCCTTTCGACTACACTCTGAGTTGGATTCTACTGACCTTTCTTGGCCTGTTCGGAGTCCATCGAATGTATCTGGGAAAATGGATCAGCGGAATCATCTATCTGTTCACCGGGGGCCTGTTCGGGCTGGGATTTCTATACGATTTCTGGACCCTTAACGAGCAAGTTTCCTATAGAAATCAAGGTTTTTAA
- a CDS encoding DUF4118 domain-containing protein has protein sequence MNSTPASRPHNTPLDPAGAKASGQERIMVCIGANPRSVSLLETARNMAAELQAEWLAVTVEAPVKVRPSRQDLLQLTEHMHLAENLGAETVTLTGSSVSQEVLGYARSHHITRILIGKPTHPRWKDKLFGSVLDEVVRGSGDIDVYVISGEEPPTAATGQLRSGGKQSPPLRNWLLSLSSVVLFSLVAALMHHHFTLVDLAMVYLLGIALTASRLGRGPTLLATLLSVAAFNFLFIPPLYTFTVEDVRYVVTFAVMFVIALVISGLTWRVREQAESARQREKRTAALYHLSRELAHAQGGERLSAIAIRHLQEVFACQAFILLPDQRGELATTLRDLPGQSLTAAEQSAAQWAFNNRQRAGLGAETFAEGRGLFLPLIAAAKTIGVVGLFPACAGEPFSIEQIHALESFVNQTAMALERAFLAEEAQLARLKVETEALRNTMLSSISHDLRTPLAAITGAGTTLLQSDQLLDGDSRRELLQTIVEESAHLNRIIRNVLDMTRLESGAITVNREWQSLEELVGAVCNRITEQFRDHPLEISLATDLPLIFCDDLLIEQVLRNLLENAFKYSPMESPVSLSARLSGEDILVTVADQGPGIAPGQTQLIFEKFVRGKHVGGGTGLGLAICQGIIAAHGGRIWVDNLPAGGCAFTFTLPVDQASPVIEEETDPEQNMEQSR, from the coding sequence TTGAATTCGACCCCCGCCAGCAGGCCACACAACACACCGCTTGATCCCGCTGGAGCCAAGGCTTCAGGGCAGGAACGGATCATGGTCTGCATCGGCGCTAACCCGCGTTCAGTGAGCCTGCTGGAAACGGCGCGGAATATGGCGGCCGAGCTGCAGGCGGAATGGCTGGCGGTCACGGTTGAAGCACCGGTCAAGGTTCGTCCGTCCCGCCAGGATCTGCTGCAACTGACCGAACACATGCATCTGGCCGAGAACCTCGGCGCGGAAACCGTGACCCTGACCGGATCCAGCGTCAGCCAGGAAGTGCTGGGCTATGCCCGTTCCCACCATATCACCCGAATCCTCATCGGCAAGCCGACCCATCCGCGCTGGAAGGACAAGCTCTTCGGCTCGGTCCTTGACGAGGTGGTGCGCGGTAGTGGCGATATCGATGTTTATGTGATCTCCGGGGAAGAACCGCCGACTGCTGCGACCGGCCAGCTGCGCTCCGGCGGGAAACAGTCGCCACCGCTGCGCAACTGGTTGCTGAGCCTGAGCAGTGTGGTTCTGTTCAGCCTGGTTGCGGCGCTGATGCACCATCATTTTACCCTGGTCGACCTGGCCATGGTCTACCTGCTTGGCATTGCGTTGACCGCCAGCCGTCTGGGGCGGGGTCCGACCCTGTTGGCCACCCTACTCAGCGTGGCGGCCTTCAACTTTCTGTTTATCCCGCCGCTTTATACCTTTACTGTCGAGGATGTGCGCTATGTCGTGACTTTTGCGGTCATGTTCGTGATCGCGCTGGTGATCAGCGGTTTGACCTGGCGGGTGCGTGAGCAGGCGGAAAGCGCCCGGCAACGGGAAAAGCGCACCGCAGCCCTCTATCATTTGAGCAGGGAACTGGCCCATGCCCAGGGCGGCGAACGGCTCAGTGCTATCGCCATCCGCCATCTGCAAGAGGTGTTTGCCTGCCAGGCGTTCATCCTGTTGCCGGATCAGCGCGGGGAACTGGCGACGACTTTGCGCGACCTGCCGGGGCAGAGCCTGACCGCAGCCGAACAGAGCGCGGCGCAGTGGGCCTTCAACAACCGGCAGCGGGCCGGGCTGGGGGCCGAGACCTTTGCGGAGGGGAGAGGGCTGTTCCTGCCGTTGATCGCCGCGGCCAAAACCATTGGTGTGGTCGGGCTGTTTCCTGCCTGTGCCGGTGAACCGTTCAGTATCGAACAGATCCATGCCCTGGAAAGTTTCGTCAATCAGACGGCCATGGCTTTGGAACGGGCCTTTCTGGCCGAAGAAGCCCAACTGGCCCGGTTGAAGGTCGAAACCGAGGCTTTGCGCAACACCATGCTCAGTTCCATTTCCCATGATCTGCGTACCCCGCTGGCCGCGATTACCGGGGCCGGCACCACCCTGCTGCAAAGCGATCAGCTGCTGGACGGGGACAGTCGCCGGGAGCTATTGCAGACCATCGTTGAAGAATCCGCGCATCTGAACCGCATCATTCGCAACGTCCTCGACATGACCCGTCTTGAGTCCGGTGCCATCACTGTTAATCGAGAGTGGCAATCCCTGGAAGAATTGGTCGGCGCGGTCTGCAACCGCATCACGGAACAGTTTCGCGACCATCCACTGGAGATCAGCCTGGCTACGGATCTGCCGCTGATCTTCTGTGATGACCTGCTCATCGAACAAGTCCTGCGTAATCTGCTGGAAAATGCCTTTAAATATTCCCCCATGGAGAGCCCGGTCAGCCTTTCGGCCAGGCTGTCCGGCGAGGACATCCTGGTCACGGTCGCGGATCAAGGGCCGGGCATTGCGCCGGGGCAGACCCAGCTCATTTTTGAAAAATTTGTCCGCGGCAAACATGTCGGCGGCGGCACCGGGTTGGGCCTGGCCATCTGCCAGGGGATCATTGCCGCACACGGCGGGCGGATCTGGGTGGACAACCTGCCCGCGGGCGGCTGTGCCTTTACCTTTACCCTGCCAGTCGATCAGGCTTCACCGGTGATTGAAGAGGAAACGGATCCTGAACAAAACATGGAGCAATCCCGATGA
- a CDS encoding potassium transporter Kup: MQDASNSATKNTGNRYLVMMSLTAIGVVYGDIGTSPLYALRECFAGQGNLAVSLPNILGVLSLIFWALILVVSLKYLVFILRADNNGEGGILALTALATPLHAANKGQRRLLVVMGLFGAALLYGDGMITPAISVLSAVEGLTITTPLFKPYILPITIAILTGLFWFQHHGTGGVGKIFGPVTLVWFLVLAVLGVTQIIQQPQVLAAVNPWYAVSFFYANGWMGFLVLGAVFLVVTGGEALYADMGHFGSRPIRLAWFAVVLPALLLNYFGQGALLLRHPETIVNPFYHMAPRWALYPLVVMATMATIIASQAVISGAFSLTVQAIQLGFSPRMAIEHTSTREVGQVYLPEVNWALMVACICLVIGFGSSGNLAAAYGVAVTSTMVITTVLFGFVAIQRWHWPMAATLLLCGGFLIFDCAFLGANFTKISHGGWFPLLVALLVFAAMSTWKQGRKVLAERLRVTAAPLTQFVEHIQSFSPRKVPGTSVYMNGNPEGTPAALLHNLKHNKVLHERVVSLSVVTEDTPRVSLNDRFSVERLAKGIYRMEIHYGFMENPVIPRALKGFAIDDWTFDLDQTTFFLGRESLVASNKKGLSPWRKYLFLFMAKNARSATSFFGLPPDRVVELGIQVEI, encoded by the coding sequence ATGCAAGACGCATCCAACTCGGCAACTAAAAACACCGGTAACCGTTATCTGGTCATGATGTCCCTGACCGCCATTGGCGTGGTCTATGGTGATATCGGCACCAGCCCCCTTTACGCGCTACGGGAATGTTTTGCCGGGCAGGGCAACCTGGCTGTTTCCTTGCCCAATATTCTCGGCGTGCTGTCGCTGATCTTTTGGGCGCTGATCCTGGTGGTCTCCCTGAAATACCTGGTTTTTATCCTTCGGGCCGACAACAACGGTGAAGGCGGCATCCTGGCTCTGACCGCATTGGCAACCCCGCTGCATGCGGCAAACAAAGGGCAGCGGCGGCTGCTGGTGGTCATGGGCCTGTTCGGCGCCGCGCTGCTCTATGGCGACGGTATGATCACCCCGGCCATTTCCGTATTGAGTGCCGTGGAAGGGTTGACCATCACGACCCCGCTCTTCAAGCCCTATATCCTGCCCATCACTATCGCTATTCTGACCGGCCTGTTCTGGTTCCAGCATCATGGCACCGGAGGCGTCGGTAAAATTTTCGGCCCGGTGACCCTGGTCTGGTTCCTGGTTCTGGCCGTCCTCGGGGTGACACAGATCATCCAGCAACCGCAGGTTCTGGCGGCAGTCAATCCCTGGTATGCGGTGAGCTTTTTTTATGCCAACGGCTGGATGGGCTTTCTCGTACTGGGCGCGGTTTTCCTGGTGGTGACCGGCGGCGAGGCTCTGTATGCGGATATGGGGCATTTCGGTTCGCGCCCCATCCGCTTGGCCTGGTTTGCCGTGGTTCTGCCGGCTCTATTGTTGAATTACTTCGGCCAGGGAGCCTTGTTGCTCAGGCACCCTGAAACCATCGTCAATCCTTTCTATCACATGGCCCCGCGCTGGGCCCTTTACCCCCTGGTTGTCATGGCGACCATGGCAACCATTATCGCCTCCCAGGCCGTTATTTCCGGGGCTTTCTCCCTGACCGTGCAGGCGATCCAACTGGGGTTCAGCCCCCGTATGGCCATCGAACACACCTCGACCCGCGAGGTCGGCCAGGTCTATCTGCCAGAAGTCAACTGGGCGTTGATGGTCGCCTGTATCTGTCTGGTCATCGGCTTCGGTTCTTCCGGAAACCTGGCTGCAGCTTATGGCGTGGCCGTCACCAGTACCATGGTCATCACCACTGTGCTGTTCGGCTTTGTGGCAATTCAGCGCTGGCATTGGCCGATGGCTGCAACCCTGTTGCTGTGTGGCGGGTTTCTAATTTTTGACTGTGCCTTTCTCGGCGCGAACTTCACCAAAATCAGTCATGGCGGCTGGTTCCCGCTGCTGGTGGCGCTGCTGGTCTTCGCAGCCATGAGCACCTGGAAGCAGGGGAGAAAGGTCCTGGCCGAACGGCTGCGGGTCACGGCTGCGCCGCTGACCCAATTTGTGGAGCATATCCAGTCCTTCAGCCCCCGCAAGGTGCCGGGAACTTCGGTCTATATGAACGGCAACCCGGAAGGAACCCCAGCAGCGTTGCTGCATAATCTCAAACACAACAAAGTGCTGCACGAAAGAGTGGTCTCCCTCAGTGTGGTCACCGAGGACACCCCGCGGGTCTCCCTCAACGACCGTTTTTCCGTGGAACGACTGGCCAAAGGAATTTACCGGATGGAAATTCACTACGGATTCATGGAAAATCCGGTGATTCCCCGAGCACTGAAAGGTTTCGCTATTGACGACTGGACCTTTGATCTCGACCAGACCACCTTTTTCCTCGGCCGGGAAAGTCTGGTTGCCTCCAATAAAAAAGGCCTGTCCCCCTGGCGAAAATATCTCTTCCTGTTCATGGCCAAAAACGCCCGAAGCGCCACCTCATTTTTCGGCCTGCCACCGGACCGGGTGGTGGAACTTGGTATCCAGGTAGAGATATAA
- the selD gene encoding selenide, water dikinase SelD, whose product MPLSIRLTSLSRSSGUAAKIGPETLAQVLSQLPISHNPNLLSQEIPFADAAIYRLSDSQALVQSVDFFTPVVDDPYRYGQIAAANSLSDIYAVGGQPLLALNLVSFPINCLEPEILAQILQGGAERVHAAGAIIAGGHSIEDEEPKYGLSVTGMVDPRQMVTTQGCRPGNRLVLTKPLGTGLLTTALKGDMLSETDIAEAIEGMLTLNRTAAEVMMAVGVSACTDITGFGLAGHASEMADASGVGMKLNLAALPLYPHAREMAEMGLVPVGAHRNRDFYSSRFIGREHCDPIDIDILSDPQTSGGLLLAVAEDKVEELLDALAACAVPAFLIGDVVAGPAGRLLLEP is encoded by the coding sequence ATGCCCTTGAGTATTCGACTGACGTCATTATCACGCAGTTCCGGTTGAGCGGCCAAAATAGGTCCCGAGACCCTGGCTCAGGTGCTGAGCCAGCTGCCGATAAGTCATAACCCTAACCTGTTGTCCCAGGAAATTCCTTTTGCCGATGCGGCCATCTATCGTCTCAGCGATAGCCAGGCACTGGTGCAATCGGTCGACTTCTTCACCCCGGTGGTGGATGATCCGTACCGCTACGGCCAGATTGCCGCAGCCAACTCCCTGTCCGATATCTATGCGGTCGGCGGCCAGCCGCTGTTGGCCCTCAACCTGGTTTCGTTCCCCATCAATTGTCTTGAGCCGGAGATTCTGGCGCAGATCCTTCAGGGCGGGGCCGAACGGGTGCATGCGGCCGGGGCGATTATAGCCGGGGGGCATTCCATCGAGGATGAAGAACCCAAGTATGGCCTCAGCGTCACCGGCATGGTCGATCCGCGGCAAATGGTGACCACCCAGGGCTGTCGGCCGGGGAATCGGCTGGTTCTGACCAAGCCCCTCGGGACCGGGCTGCTGACCACCGCCCTGAAGGGGGACATGCTGAGCGAAACCGACATTGCCGAGGCCATCGAGGGGATGCTGACCCTGAACCGGACCGCAGCCGAAGTGATGATGGCGGTCGGGGTGTCGGCCTGTACCGATATTACCGGCTTCGGCTTGGCCGGCCATGCTTCGGAGATGGCGGACGCCAGCGGGGTCGGAATGAAACTGAACCTGGCGGCGTTGCCTTTGTATCCTCATGCCCGGGAGATGGCCGAAATGGGGCTGGTCCCGGTCGGTGCCCATCGCAATCGGGATTTCTATTCCTCCCGCTTTATCGGGCGGGAGCACTGCGATCCCATCGATATCGATATCCTCAGCGATCCGCAAACCTCCGGCGGGCTGTTGCTGGCGGTTGCGGAAGACAAGGTAGAGGAACTTCTGGATGCGTTAGCTGCCTGCGCAGTGCCTGCTTTCCTGATCGGGGACGTGGTTGCCGGTCCGGCCGGCAGGTTGCTGTTGGAGCCTTGA
- a CDS encoding aldehyde dehydrogenase family protein yields MHGYSKLYIGGKWIAASTNEQISVINPATEGCIGQVPAGTAAEVDLAVAAARAALPSWSATSPEIRAGYLKRVHEELVARAPELAELISNEMGMPIKLSQRIQAGLPAQVLHSYVELLGTYSFSERIGQSLVLKEPVGVVAAITPWNYPLHQLMIKVAAALAAGCTVIAKPSELTPLNAFVLAEIFDSCGLPPGVFNLVSGYGSVAGEALAVHPGVDMISFTGSTHAGKRVSVLAAETVKRVALELGGKSAAVVLEDADLATAMKVVVTNCFLNSGQTCSAQTRLLVPEERYHEAVGLAVEIAMEFLPGSPHDIKTKIGPLVSAQQRDRVLHYINEGIKAGAELLCGGLEAPEGLPLGYYVQPTIFGRVTTDMLIAQEEIFGPVLCIMTYRDEDDAVQIANDSIYGLAGGVWSASSEHAERVARRLQTGQVDINGGRFNILAPFGGYKQSGNGRELGHYGLEEFLQLKSLQF; encoded by the coding sequence ATGCATGGTTACAGCAAATTATATATCGGTGGAAAATGGATTGCGGCATCTACAAACGAACAGATTTCCGTTATTAATCCGGCTACCGAAGGTTGCATTGGCCAGGTCCCGGCAGGAACAGCTGCTGAGGTTGATCTTGCGGTTGCCGCTGCGCGGGCCGCGTTGCCGAGTTGGTCGGCGACCAGCCCGGAGATTCGTGCGGGGTATTTGAAGCGCGTTCACGAAGAGCTGGTGGCCCGGGCTCCGGAGTTGGCTGAATTGATCAGTAATGAAATGGGTATGCCGATCAAGCTTAGCCAGAGGATTCAGGCAGGTCTGCCCGCACAGGTCCTGCATAGCTATGTTGAATTGCTGGGAACCTACTCCTTTTCCGAGCGTATCGGTCAATCCCTGGTTCTTAAAGAACCCGTTGGCGTTGTCGCGGCAATTACGCCCTGGAATTATCCCCTCCATCAGCTGATGATCAAGGTTGCTGCGGCACTTGCGGCAGGCTGTACAGTCATTGCCAAACCGAGTGAGCTGACTCCGTTGAACGCCTTTGTTCTGGCAGAGATTTTTGATTCCTGCGGGTTGCCACCAGGCGTATTCAACCTTGTTTCCGGTTACGGTTCTGTGGCGGGAGAGGCTCTTGCTGTACATCCCGGGGTCGATATGATCTCCTTTACCGGTTCGACTCACGCCGGGAAAAGGGTTTCTGTCCTTGCGGCCGAAACCGTCAAGCGGGTTGCCCTGGAATTAGGCGGTAAGTCGGCGGCGGTGGTTCTGGAGGATGCTGACCTGGCGACGGCCATGAAGGTGGTCGTCACTAATTGTTTCCTGAATTCGGGGCAGACCTGCAGCGCCCAGACCCGGCTGCTGGTTCCTGAAGAGCGTTACCATGAGGCCGTCGGTCTTGCTGTTGAAATCGCCATGGAGTTTTTACCGGGCAGCCCCCATGACATCAAAACCAAAATCGGCCCGCTGGTTTCCGCACAACAGCGCGACCGGGTCTTGCATTATATCAACGAGGGGATCAAGGCCGGAGCAGAGCTGCTCTGTGGAGGGCTTGAGGCTCCGGAAGGCTTGCCTCTCGGTTACTACGTGCAACCGACTATCTTCGGGCGGGTCACAACTGACATGTTGATTGCACAGGAAGAAATTTTCGGTCCGGTGCTCTGTATCATGACTTATCGCGATGAGGATGATGCCGTGCAGATCGCTAACGATTCCATCTACGGGCTGGCCGGGGGAGTCTGGTCTGCCAGTAGCGAACATGCCGAACGCGTGGCCCGTCGACTGCAGACCGGGCAGGTGGATATCAATGGCGGCCGCTTCAATATCCTGGCCCCGTTCGGCGGCTATAAACAGTCCGGCAATGGTCGTGAATTGGGACATTACGGGCTGGAAGAGTTTCTCCAGTTGAAGTCGCTGCAGTTCTGA
- a CDS encoding rubrerythrin family protein, with amino-acid sequence MTALAGSQTEQNLKEAFAGESQANRTYLAFAKKAELDGHPQVAKLFRAAAEAETVHAHAHLRALQGIGSTEENLREAVGGETHEFTEMYPAMIEAAEKEGLGDALRSFKYANEVEKIHAELYQKALDNLGKNESVDYYVCKVCGMTIEGEPDGPCPVCAAAKQAFFKID; translated from the coding sequence ATGACAGCACTCGCCGGAAGTCAGACGGAACAGAATCTCAAAGAAGCATTTGCCGGGGAATCCCAGGCCAACCGAACCTATCTCGCTTTTGCCAAAAAAGCTGAACTTGACGGGCATCCCCAGGTGGCCAAGCTTTTCCGGGCCGCGGCCGAAGCCGAAACCGTCCATGCTCACGCCCATTTGCGGGCATTGCAAGGGATCGGCAGCACGGAAGAAAATCTCCGGGAAGCCGTTGGTGGGGAAACCCATGAATTCACCGAGATGTACCCCGCCATGATTGAAGCGGCTGAGAAGGAAGGTCTGGGAGACGCGCTGCGCAGCTTTAAATACGCCAACGAAGTTGAAAAAATCCATGCCGAACTGTATCAGAAAGCACTCGACAATCTCGGTAAGAACGAATCGGTCGACTATTATGTCTGTAAAGTTTGCGGCATGACCATCGAAGGTGAGCCCGATGGCCCCTGTCCGGTTTGTGCGGCAGCCAAGCAAGCGTTTTTCAAAATTGACTAA
- a CDS encoding Spy/CpxP family protein refolding chaperone: MSKNNVGLLIAGLLICVFLSLAGCQRQQLTDPEKMGQKFETYFDHVLKSIDATAEQKEQINAIIAEIRHDAVTVYHANDLNQGLIVNGILTDDPDRTALHEKLHQKTMEMDSFAHRTLDHLLEINALLTAEQRAELKYRYEQSHGKITQ, from the coding sequence ATGAGTAAGAACAATGTTGGGTTGCTAATTGCAGGGCTGCTGATCTGCGTGTTTTTATCGTTGGCCGGATGCCAGCGACAGCAGCTGACCGATCCGGAAAAAATGGGGCAGAAATTTGAGACTTATTTTGATCATGTCCTGAAAAGCATTGATGCAACTGCTGAGCAAAAAGAGCAAATCAATGCCATTATTGCTGAGATCCGCCATGATGCGGTGACGGTTTATCACGCCAATGATTTGAATCAGGGGCTGATCGTTAATGGAATCCTGACCGATGATCCGGATAGGACCGCGCTGCATGAGAAGTTGCACCAGAAAACTATGGAGATGGATTCCTTTGCGCATCGGACCTTGGATCATTTGCTGGAAATCAATGCTCTATTGACTGCGGAGCAGCGCGCCGAGTTGAAATACAGATATGAGCAGTCCCATGGTAAAATAACGCAATAA